A stretch of the Terriglobales bacterium genome encodes the following:
- a CDS encoding ATP-binding protein yields MKSESQFRFAAILLAVLTVTAAIFAFINFQKEREVETATDGVWWVEHEGWLRAERIEAGGPADKGGIKVGDTLTAINGRTVSSVAAVQRQIYRTGIYKDSTYSLVRNEVPVDVKVILEPTDRSVNSGLRLIALIYLGIGLYVLLRRWTAPKSMHFYVFCLVSFVFYSFKYTGKLNAFDEMIYWSNVVAWLLQPALFLHFSLTFPEDKPLVRRHRWTIVAAYVPAVVLLALHVAALLVLAPSAVLMWNLDRLAMLYLALYFVAAAFVFWNTYTKADTPLLRQQMKWVTRGTILAIAPFTALYVIPFLIGNLPTGLQKVSVLSLVFLPLTFGYAIVRYRLMDVDIIFKRGMTYTLAAAAIVGMFYGAVAVVATLAQKAFPSTGPAGLVAAVIVTALLFEPIKNFTQQKLIDPLFYRKRYDYRRTLIEFGRELNSVTDLAKMLTMVIDRLSRTLLVDKLAVFLEDDGHFYMARSFGIGNVGALDLGFLATHQEEFATGHLFYDNTRLVPRETPTEQETIAKLDLNYYIPCTIQNRVIAVLGLGKTMEGDFLSSEDVELLETLAGYIGIAIQNAVLYASLEQKVSEYERLKEFNENIVESISVGVLAVDLEDRIESWNSQMEVMYAMPRVEVLGKPLSEVFPAAFNEEFYRVRQNAGIHNLYKFRLQTPAGDARVTNVAIAPLVTKKFHVIGRLIIVDDITERIGLESQLTQAEKMSSIGLLAAGVAHEVNTPLAVISSYAQMLAKQVAGDEKKSSLLEKITAQTFRASEIVNNLLNFSRTSGTEFSDISLNKVIGDTLSLLDHQMKVAKVKVVHELAEDLPLIHGNAGKLQQVFLNLFLNAKDAMPHGGTLTVSTANGSGVNVAIKDTGTGIEPENLRRIYDPFFTTKNNVREGERRGTGLGLAVSYGIIQEHAGKIHVESEPGKGTTFYLEFPMVRKAVGV; encoded by the coding sequence ATGAAGAGCGAGTCGCAGTTCCGCTTTGCCGCCATCCTGCTGGCGGTGCTCACCGTGACGGCGGCGATCTTCGCCTTCATCAACTTCCAGAAAGAGCGCGAGGTCGAGACCGCGACCGACGGCGTGTGGTGGGTGGAGCACGAGGGCTGGCTGCGCGCCGAGCGCATCGAGGCCGGCGGGCCGGCTGACAAGGGCGGCATCAAGGTGGGCGACACGCTGACGGCCATCAACGGCCGCACCGTGAGCAGCGTCGCCGCGGTGCAGCGGCAGATCTACCGCACCGGCATCTACAAGGACTCCACCTACTCGCTGGTCCGCAACGAAGTCCCGGTCGACGTGAAGGTGATCCTGGAGCCGACGGACCGGTCGGTGAACTCCGGGTTGCGGCTGATCGCGCTCATCTACCTGGGCATCGGGCTCTACGTGCTGCTGCGGCGCTGGACGGCGCCGAAGTCCATGCACTTCTACGTGTTCTGCCTGGTGTCGTTCGTCTTCTACTCGTTCAAGTACACCGGCAAGCTCAACGCGTTCGACGAGATGATCTACTGGTCGAACGTGGTGGCGTGGCTGCTGCAGCCGGCGCTGTTCCTGCACTTCTCGCTCACCTTCCCCGAGGACAAGCCGTTGGTGCGGCGGCATCGCTGGACGATCGTGGCGGCGTACGTGCCGGCGGTGGTGCTGCTGGCGCTGCACGTGGCGGCGCTGCTGGTGCTGGCGCCTTCGGCGGTGCTGATGTGGAACCTCGACCGCCTGGCGATGCTGTACCTCGCGCTCTATTTCGTGGCCGCGGCCTTCGTCTTCTGGAACACCTACACCAAGGCCGACACGCCGCTGCTGCGCCAGCAAATGAAGTGGGTGACGCGCGGGACGATTCTGGCCATCGCGCCGTTTACCGCGCTGTACGTGATCCCGTTCCTCATCGGGAACCTGCCGACCGGCCTGCAGAAGGTGTCGGTGCTGTCGCTGGTGTTCCTACCGCTGACGTTCGGCTACGCCATCGTGCGCTACCGGCTGATGGACGTGGACATCATCTTCAAGCGTGGCATGACGTACACGCTGGCCGCGGCGGCCATCGTCGGCATGTTCTACGGCGCGGTGGCGGTGGTGGCCACGCTGGCGCAGAAGGCCTTCCCTTCCACCGGGCCGGCGGGCCTGGTGGCGGCCGTCATCGTGACGGCGCTGCTGTTCGAGCCCATCAAGAATTTCACGCAGCAGAAGCTCATCGACCCGCTCTTCTATCGCAAGCGCTACGACTACCGGCGGACGCTGATCGAGTTCGGCCGCGAGCTGAACTCCGTCACCGACCTGGCGAAGATGCTCACCATGGTCATCGACCGGCTCTCGCGCACGCTGCTGGTCGACAAGCTGGCCGTCTTCCTGGAAGACGACGGGCACTTTTACATGGCGCGCTCGTTCGGCATCGGGAACGTCGGCGCGCTCGACCTCGGCTTCCTGGCGACGCACCAGGAAGAGTTCGCCACGGGCCACCTGTTCTACGACAACACGCGGCTGGTGCCGCGCGAGACGCCGACCGAGCAGGAGACCATCGCGAAGCTCGACCTGAACTACTACATCCCGTGCACCATCCAGAACCGCGTGATCGCGGTGCTCGGGCTGGGCAAGACGATGGAAGGCGACTTCCTCTCGTCCGAAGACGTGGAGCTGCTCGAGACCCTGGCCGGGTACATCGGCATCGCCATCCAGAACGCGGTGCTGTACGCCTCGCTGGAGCAGAAGGTCAGCGAGTACGAGCGGCTGAAGGAATTCAACGAGAACATCGTGGAGTCCATCTCGGTGGGCGTGCTGGCGGTGGACCTGGAAGACCGCATCGAGAGCTGGAACTCGCAGATGGAAGTGATGTACGCGATGCCGCGCGTCGAGGTGCTGGGCAAGCCGCTGAGCGAGGTCTTCCCTGCTGCCTTCAACGAGGAGTTCTACCGCGTGCGGCAGAACGCGGGCATCCACAACCTGTACAAGTTCCGGCTGCAGACGCCGGCGGGCGACGCGCGGGTCACGAACGTGGCCATCGCGCCGCTGGTGACGAAGAAGTTCCACGTCATCGGCCGGCTCATCATCGTCGACGACATCACCGAGCGCATCGGGCTGGAATCGCAGCTCACGCAGGCGGAGAAGATGTCGTCCATCGGCCTGCTGGCCGCGGGCGTGGCGCACGAGGTCAACACGCCGCTCGCCGTCATCTCCAGCTACGCGCAGATGCTCGCCAAGCAAGTGGCGGGCGACGAGAAGAAGAGCAGCCTGCTGGAGAAGATCACGGCGCAGACCTTCCGCGCCTCCGAGATCGTCAACAACCTGCTGAACTTCTCGCGCACTTCCGGCACCGAGTTCTCGGACATCAGCCTGAACAAGGTCATCGGCGACACGCTCTCGCTGCTCGACCACCAGATGAAGGTGGCGAAGGTGAAGGTGGTGCACGAGCTCGCCGAGGACCTGCCGCTCATCCACGGCAACGCCGGCAAGTTGCAGCAGGTGTTCCTGAACCTGTTCCTGAACGCGAAGGACGCGATGCCGCACGGCGGCACGCTGACGGTGAGCACCGCGAACGGCTCGGGCGTGAACGTCGCGATCAAGGACACCGGCACCGGCATCGAGCCGGAGAACCTGCGGCGCATCTACGACCCGTTCTTCACCACCAAGAACAACGTGCGCGAAGGCGAGCGCCGCGGCACCGGGCTGGGACTGGCCGTGAGCTACGGCATCATCCAGGAGCACGCCGGCAAGATCCACGTGGAGAGCGAGCCGGGCAAGGGCACCACGTTCTATCTGGAATTCCCCATGGTCCGCAAGGCCGTGGGCGTTTAG